Proteins from one Bacteroidota bacterium genomic window:
- a CDS encoding Rrf2 family transcriptional regulator, protein MLTQKTRYAMLSMVRLSRNYGEEPLTINTIAESEMIPKRFLEAILLELKKNGYLGSRLGKSGGYYLVKKPKDISLLEIIRLFEGSIAWLACTSEKYYKPCEHCKEEATCSIRLTFKDIREYTFNKLAGVSFADLIATPHSFAGGKSLENLPI, encoded by the coding sequence ATGTTAACGCAAAAAACAAGATATGCAATGCTTTCGATGGTGAGGCTTTCACGGAATTATGGTGAAGAGCCTCTGACGATCAATACCATTGCAGAAAGTGAAATGATACCCAAGCGCTTCCTGGAAGCTATTTTACTGGAACTCAAGAAAAACGGTTATTTAGGCAGCAGACTTGGTAAAAGCGGCGGATATTATTTGGTGAAAAAACCGAAAGATATTAGTTTATTGGAAATTATCAGGTTGTTCGAAGGAAGCATTGCCTGGCTGGCCTGTACTTCAGAAAAATATTATAAACCCTGCGAGCATTGCAAAGAGGAGGCTACTTGTTCTATAAGGCTTACGTTTAAAGATATCCGGGAATATACATTTAATAAACTGGCCGGTGTTTCTTTTGCAGATCTAATTGCAACACCTCATTCTTTTGCTGGCGGTAAAAGTTTGGAGAACCTGCCAATTTAA
- a CDS encoding Crp/Fnr family transcriptional regulator: MSLSDKPEFKWFRRISLRFISKEEFEKIIKTSVTLSFKRGETILKQGGLSTHVVCLEKGIVKFNYENELNKNLILTIVSAPKILGGANLVYKDNNLFSFIAVEDCEVTLIDAAVLVSIMCKNAKFSIMLSQVASSMFKTAVLNFISLAYKQKEGRIADILLYLSSDVYHCTNFNLSLTRKEMAEFAGCSTENVIMTLSKWQNENIIQTDGKQMKIVNLEQLKHISKIG, translated from the coding sequence ATGTCTTTGAGCGATAAACCGGAATTTAAATGGTTCAGGCGAATTTCATTACGTTTCATTTCAAAGGAAGAGTTTGAAAAAATAATAAAAACTTCGGTAACCCTGAGTTTTAAAAGGGGTGAAACCATTCTGAAGCAGGGCGGATTATCCACTCACGTGGTTTGTCTTGAGAAGGGGATAGTTAAATTCAATTATGAGAATGAACTTAATAAGAATCTGATTCTTACTATTGTTTCCGCTCCTAAAATTCTGGGCGGGGCCAATTTGGTTTATAAGGACAACAATCTGTTTTCGTTTATTGCCGTTGAAGATTGCGAAGTAACCTTGATTGATGCTGCCGTTTTGGTGAGCATCATGTGCAAGAATGCCAAGTTTTCGATCATGCTTTCCCAGGTTGCATCCTCAATGTTTAAAACGGCTGTCTTAAATTTCATCAGCCTGGCATACAAACAGAAGGAGGGAAGAATTGCAGACATTTTGTTATATCTTTCTTCTGATGTTTATCACTGTACGAATTTCAACTTGTCGCTTACCCGAAAGGAAATGGCTGAGTTTGCCGGTTGTTCAACGGAAAATGTAATCATGACCTTATCCAAATGGCAAAATGAAAATATCATTCAGACTGACGGAAAACAGATGAAAATTGTTAATTTGGAACAATTAAAACATATTAGTAAAATTGGTTAA
- a CDS encoding ATP-binding cassette domain-containing protein, whose translation MSINKITIKGGFGKDGSPEKVPVFDLVMGDIVSIVGPTGCGKTTLINDIELFANRNTPSGRQILINDEPIPEDFSFDPAKHPIALISQHTNFLSDLPVGEFLTIHATVRGAQNIDKVIDETIEFANQLTGEAIVKETTMTELSGGQTRSLLIADAVIIGNSPIILLDEIENAGIHKTKALELLKAYRKIFVFVTHDPTIALLSDFRIVMKNGAMQKIIVSSTEETKVGNKLKLIDDVILHYRSLIRKGEELDVEHLNKILV comes from the coding sequence ATGTCTATTAATAAAATTACAATTAAAGGAGGTTTTGGAAAGGATGGAAGTCCGGAAAAAGTTCCAGTATTTGACCTTGTCATGGGAGATATCGTCAGTATTGTAGGCCCCACCGGTTGTGGGAAAACGACATTGATCAACGATATCGAGTTGTTTGCAAACAGAAACACTCCCTCGGGCAGGCAGATTCTCATCAATGATGAACCCATTCCTGAAGATTTTTCTTTTGACCCGGCCAAACACCCCATTGCTCTGATTTCGCAGCATACCAATTTCCTTAGCGATTTACCCGTGGGCGAATTTTTGACCATTCATGCTACAGTCCGCGGTGCCCAAAACATTGATAAGGTCATTGACGAAACCATCGAATTTGCAAACCAGCTTACCGGCGAAGCTATCGTGAAAGAAACAACCATGACTGAATTATCAGGCGGGCAAACCAGGTCTTTGCTCATTGCAGATGCAGTGATTATAGGAAACTCGCCGATCATTCTTCTCGATGAAATAGAAAATGCAGGGATTCACAAAACCAAAGCACTGGAGTTGTTGAAGGCATATAGGAAAATTTTTGTCTTTGTTACCCACGACCCCACCATTGCTTTATTGTCGGATTTCCGGATTGTAATGAAAAACGGAGCCATGCAAAAAATCATCGTTTCAAGTACCGAAGAAACGAAAGTCGGAAATAAGCTGAAGCTTATTGATGATGTCATTCTTCACTACAGGAGCCTCATCCGTAAAGGTGAAGAATTAGATGTGGAACACCTGAATAAAATATTGGTCTGA
- a CDS encoding GTP-binding protein has translation MKLIIFAGPPTCGKTTVIRQVIKRIINRKLKPAYVKIDVLYANEDEKIKEEFGIPVKKIYSGELCPDHCNVVVLDQVVEWADNLGSDFLFVETAGLCLRCSPYVENSLGLVVLEATSGMNLPHKIGPMLTLADISVITKIDLVSQAEREVFRYRVLESAKGISVVETNALYGIGIDPIVKKILNSPDIQLPMYLRGNPPVGTCTICVGKKEIGAKNHFGVLRTMDKELFYVGE, from the coding sequence ATGAAACTGATAATATTTGCCGGGCCGCCGACCTGCGGTAAAACAACCGTAATCAGGCAGGTAATTAAGCGAATAATCAACCGAAAACTAAAGCCCGCTTACGTGAAGATTGACGTGCTGTATGCCAATGAAGACGAAAAAATCAAAGAAGAATTCGGCATTCCCGTTAAGAAAATCTATTCCGGCGAACTTTGCCCCGACCACTGCAATGTCGTCGTCCTCGACCAGGTAGTGGAATGGGCCGACAACCTCGGGTCTGACTTTCTTTTCGTTGAAACGGCAGGCCTGTGCCTCCGATGTTCCCCTTATGTTGAAAATTCTCTGGGACTCGTTGTGCTTGAAGCAACAAGCGGGATGAACCTCCCACACAAGATTGGCCCCATGTTAACACTTGCCGACATTAGCGTAATCACCAAAATAGATCTTGTTTCCCAGGCCGAACGCGAAGTTTTCCGTTACAGGGTATTGGAATCGGCCAAAGGTATTTCGGTGGTAGAAACCAATGCTCTATATGGAATCGGAATCGATCCCATCGTAAAAAAGATCCTGAACAGTCCGGATATCCAGTTGCCCATGTACCTCCGGGGAAATCCGCCTGTCGGAACCTGCACAATCTGTGTGGGGAAGAAAGAAATCGGGGCTAAAAACCATTTCGGCGTACTGCGTACCATGGATAAAGAACTTTTTTATGTCGGAGAATAA
- a CDS encoding cysteine desulfurase family protein has protein sequence MSENKMANKVYLDNAATTRVDDRVLAEMLPYFSDTCGNASSLHSFGTKAKEALDKARQTIASSINALPEEIVFTSGGTEANNFALKGIAFANRGKGNHIIVSSIEHDCILHSCQWLEDQGFYVTYLDVDNEGRVNPDELEKVINPKTILVSVMHANNEIGTIQPIDEIAAICKAHQVYFHSDACQSYGKIPIDVNKTGIDLLTINAHKIYGPKGVGALYIRKGVKINPLLHGGGQEGGFRSTTENIPGIIGFAKAVELCMAEIGEEPERQRKLRDKLANFLSDNFEDVYINGPTGNRLCGHLNFSFHGMEGETIRLLLLLDEQGIAVSAGSACSSNDQTHSASHVLQAIGLNQFEARGGIRISLGRFTTSEDIDSFCNALKQIVKQLNPIFSKL, from the coding sequence ATGTCGGAGAATAAAATGGCCAATAAAGTATATTTGGATAATGCAGCCACCACCCGCGTGGATGACCGGGTATTGGCTGAAATGTTGCCCTATTTTAGCGATACCTGCGGCAACGCTTCAAGTCTGCATTCTTTTGGGACAAAAGCCAAAGAAGCACTGGATAAAGCTCGACAAACCATAGCTTCGTCAATCAATGCCCTGCCCGAAGAGATTGTCTTTACTTCAGGCGGGACTGAAGCCAATAATTTTGCTTTAAAGGGCATAGCCTTTGCAAATCGCGGAAAAGGCAACCACATTATTGTCTCGTCCATTGAACACGACTGTATTCTTCATTCCTGCCAGTGGCTCGAAGATCAGGGATTTTATGTTACCTATCTCGATGTAGACAATGAAGGCCGGGTAAATCCGGACGAATTGGAAAAAGTGATCAATCCCAAGACCATTCTCGTTTCGGTGATGCACGCCAACAACGAAATTGGCACCATTCAGCCCATTGATGAGATTGCGGCCATCTGTAAGGCCCATCAGGTTTATTTTCACTCGGATGCCTGCCAGTCGTATGGAAAAATCCCCATAGATGTCAACAAAACAGGCATTGACCTGCTTACGATCAACGCCCACAAAATCTATGGACCGAAAGGAGTAGGTGCTTTATACATCAGAAAGGGAGTTAAAATCAATCCGCTTTTGCACGGCGGAGGACAGGAAGGTGGTTTTCGATCTACTACTGAAAATATTCCCGGAATTATAGGTTTTGCCAAAGCTGTTGAACTGTGCATGGCTGAAATTGGAGAGGAGCCGGAACGGCAAAGAAAGTTGAGAGACAAACTGGCAAATTTCCTGTCCGACAATTTCGAAGATGTATATATCAACGGCCCAACTGGCAACAGGCTTTGCGGACATTTGAACTTTAGCTTTCACGGGATGGAAGGAGAAACCATCCGCCTGCTGCTTTTATTGGATGAACAAGGGATAGCCGTTTCTGCAGGTTCCGCCTGTTCATCGAACGATCAAACCCACAGCGCTTCTCATGTCCTGCAGGCTATCGGCCTTAATCAATTTGAAGCCCGGGGCGGCATCAGAATATCGCTAGGCCGTTTTACGACCAGCGAAGACATAGATTCTTTCTGCAATGCCCTAAAACAAATAGTTAAACAACTTAACCCAATTTTTTCAAAATTATAA
- a CDS encoding (Fe-S)-binding protein — translation METQTTKHVDAKTLLPGLNCGACGYKSCEGFSSAIESQEADIKKCIHLKASSTNGQEMQGNCLSCAGSENLGQRLGWKDSQKRDFDFILDIFENEPGPKETILPYNPTLVKELGIKKGDVMIGRPMGMSCGCPVTHCGVVTDVDPRNGVIYWCVTGPLRPRTEGFIDIGFYVSQAYEGIIKESRQKIELGHRYWFLPRRCMLQWRHSGLVNAVTKLKDGSYKVRVEGLLIG, via the coding sequence ATGGAAACACAAACGACAAAACATGTAGATGCCAAAACACTTCTGCCCGGGCTTAATTGTGGAGCCTGCGGCTACAAATCATGTGAAGGGTTTTCGTCGGCCATTGAAAGTCAGGAAGCCGATATCAAAAAATGCATCCACCTGAAAGCTTCCTCAACAAACGGCCAGGAAATGCAAGGAAATTGTTTAAGTTGTGCCGGAAGTGAAAACCTGGGCCAACGACTTGGATGGAAAGACAGCCAAAAACGCGATTTCGATTTCATCCTGGATATATTTGAAAATGAACCGGGGCCCAAGGAAACTATTTTACCCTACAACCCTACCCTGGTAAAAGAATTGGGAATAAAAAAAGGGGATGTCATGATTGGCAGGCCGATGGGAATGTCATGCGGTTGCCCGGTTACCCATTGCGGAGTGGTGACAGATGTAGACCCGCGCAACGGGGTTATTTACTGGTGTGTTACAGGTCCGCTGAGGCCCAGAACCGAAGGTTTTATTGATATCGGATTCTATGTATCCCAGGCTTATGAAGGAATAATCAAGGAATCCAGACAAAAAATAGAACTGGGACACCGCTATTGGTTCCTGCCGCGAAGATGTATGCTGCAATGGAGGCATAGCGGCCTGGTAAACGCAGTGACCAAATTAAAAGATGGCAGTTATAAAGTCAGGGTTGAAGGATTATTAATTGGGTAA
- a CDS encoding TonB-dependent receptor: MKEHHYIINKIILLLLFILQAGWITAQQSNTITGTIIDAKTQETLIGAKVSVKGHPDGTVSDVKGEFSLKINQPLPITLVISSIGYKSQEVEVFGIESLFISLDAVTNRLNEVVITGYSSQERKFITGSIASVSSDVLKDNESVPGFNQLLQGKATGVQVLSNSGVPGGSLTFRIRGSNSINAAVEPLYIIDGVFISSSNLIQTGMGNQAASNPIADINPADIESIEILKDANATAIYGSLGANGVVIVTTKRGKVNQKAKIEFNASHGWSNFIKKYKVVSGPEYATLKNESYHNTAIAQGISSASIVLPFTDPSSVPTYDRISGLFRTAATSNYELSAQGGTSTSTYYVGVGYLRQESIVKPSDFERYSGRLNYDNNLTRKLKVGTSLNITRTWRNVSSNDNNPQGVINSALYPKSYLPVYNADGSYAKYGSFDNAIALINNLDNNAVGWRTTGNVYGEYAFLPELKLRSTWSLDDDDLSENDYSNTLISAGYATNGEADAYSAKNIVYTNEQVLNFIKSFGQGKKHNINALIGNTLNTVQVQSTSAIGTGFASNSLKDISVAASTTGSSSKSESKLVSFFGKATYTYNDKYTVDGSIRADASSKFGKNKRWGYFPSAGITWHASKEDFVKKLGIFDELKFRASIGLSGNQNGIGAYAAQGLWSAGYNYINQAGTAPSQLANPDLTWETTRQTDFGTEFEILKNRLSIDIDYYDKYTYDLLLNVPVPYRSGFTTYLQNYGAVSNKGFEFSFHSANFDNPKGFSWTTDFNLSTNKNKIEKLASDITLGASGRNTSILRKGYAINSFYLFNQLYVDPQTGNAVYEDVKKDGILTADDRTVVGNALPDYTGGLTNTFSYKSFDLKIFVYFQHGNKIMNMNEFFMVHGGTQNNIGFLKRQLERWQKAGDVTDIPRLITSYSGDPSTNVNGGSANNYGGVVANRSTRYLDDGSFVRVKDISLGYSIPASLTSRLHISRVRAYISVSNLLTFTKYRGLDPEISSQSNNQNTAGYDWATVPQPRTILTGINVSF, from the coding sequence ATGAAAGAACATCATTACATAATAAATAAAATCATTTTATTACTTTTATTTATCTTACAGGCGGGATGGATAACCGCCCAGCAGTCGAATACAATTACAGGTACCATCATTGATGCTAAAACACAAGAGACCCTGATCGGAGCAAAAGTCAGTGTTAAGGGTCATCCAGATGGGACAGTCAGCGATGTAAAAGGAGAATTCAGCTTAAAGATTAACCAGCCTTTGCCGATTACATTGGTAATAAGTTCCATCGGTTACAAATCGCAGGAAGTCGAAGTATTCGGCATCGAAAGTCTGTTCATTTCCCTGGATGCCGTTACTAACCGTCTTAATGAAGTTGTTATTACCGGTTATAGCAGCCAGGAAAGAAAATTCATTACCGGTTCCATAGCATCGGTGAGTTCCGATGTACTTAAGGATAATGAATCAGTTCCGGGCTTTAACCAACTTTTGCAAGGGAAAGCGACGGGTGTACAGGTTTTGTCTAATTCCGGTGTCCCCGGAGGAAGTTTGACTTTTAGAATTAGAGGGAGCAACTCCATCAATGCAGCAGTCGAACCCTTGTACATTATCGATGGTGTTTTTATCAGCAGCAGTAATCTCATTCAGACAGGCATGGGCAACCAGGCAGCATCAAACCCGATTGCAGATATCAATCCTGCAGATATTGAATCAATAGAGATATTGAAAGATGCCAATGCCACAGCCATTTATGGATCATTGGGAGCTAACGGTGTTGTAATTGTTACTACCAAACGGGGAAAAGTAAATCAAAAAGCCAAAATTGAGTTTAATGCTTCGCACGGATGGTCCAACTTCATTAAAAAGTATAAGGTGGTATCCGGACCTGAATATGCAACCTTGAAAAATGAGTCTTATCATAATACAGCAATAGCCCAAGGTATCTCTTCTGCATCCATCGTTTTACCATTTACTGACCCTTCATCAGTTCCGACTTACGACCGCATCAGCGGTTTATTCAGAACAGCGGCCACCTCCAATTATGAACTTTCGGCCCAGGGTGGAACGTCAACAAGCACGTATTATGTGGGAGTGGGCTACCTCCGACAGGAATCTATCGTCAAGCCATCCGATTTTGAAAGATATTCCGGGAGGTTGAACTATGACAACAATCTAACCAGAAAATTAAAAGTAGGAACCAGCCTCAACATTACAAGAACTTGGAGAAACGTAAGCAGCAATGACAATAACCCCCAGGGAGTCATCAACTCTGCACTATACCCAAAGTCATATCTTCCTGTTTATAATGCTGATGGTAGTTATGCTAAATACGGAAGTTTTGACAATGCTATTGCTTTAATTAACAATCTAGATAACAATGCAGTAGGATGGCGTACCACTGGTAACGTTTATGGGGAGTATGCCTTTCTTCCAGAATTAAAATTACGCAGCACCTGGAGTTTAGACGATGACGATTTATCAGAAAATGATTATTCAAACACACTCATTAGCGCAGGCTATGCAACAAACGGTGAAGCCGACGCATACAGTGCAAAAAATATTGTTTATACCAATGAACAGGTTCTTAATTTTATAAAATCTTTCGGCCAAGGCAAAAAGCATAACATCAATGCTTTGATCGGAAACACGTTGAATACCGTTCAGGTTCAATCGACCAGTGCTATCGGAACAGGATTTGCTTCAAACAGTCTGAAAGACATATCCGTTGCGGCTTCTACTACGGGATCCTCTTCAAAATCGGAGAGCAAACTGGTTTCCTTCTTTGGTAAAGCCACTTACACCTACAACGACAAATACACAGTCGATGGAAGTATCCGTGCTGATGCCTCATCAAAATTTGGTAAAAACAAACGTTGGGGATATTTCCCGTCGGCAGGTATTACCTGGCATGCCAGCAAGGAAGATTTTGTCAAGAAACTGGGGATTTTCGATGAACTTAAATTCAGGGCCAGCATCGGGTTATCAGGTAACCAGAACGGTATAGGCGCTTATGCAGCTCAGGGATTATGGTCAGCCGGATATAATTACATCAACCAGGCAGGTACAGCACCCTCACAGTTAGCAAACCCGGACCTTACCTGGGAAACTACCCGTCAGACAGATTTTGGGACTGAATTCGAAATTCTTAAAAACAGGTTGAGTATTGACATCGACTATTACGATAAATATACCTATGACTTGCTGCTGAACGTACCGGTACCTTACCGTTCCGGGTTTACTACCTACCTGCAAAACTATGGCGCAGTCAGCAATAAAGGATTTGAATTCAGCTTTCATTCAGCCAATTTCGATAATCCTAAAGGTTTCAGCTGGACGACAGATTTCAATCTTTCAACAAACAAAAACAAAATCGAAAAGTTAGCCTCAGATATTACCCTAGGCGCTTCAGGGCGTAATACTTCGATTTTGCGTAAAGGATATGCCATCAATTCGTTCTATCTCTTCAATCAATTATATGTCGATCCTCAAACCGGAAATGCAGTTTACGAAGATGTGAAAAAGGATGGAATCCTTACGGCTGATGACCGCACAGTTGTAGGGAATGCTTTGCCGGATTATACAGGGGGACTTACCAATACCTTTTCCTATAAGAGTTTCGACCTGAAAATATTTGTTTATTTCCAACATGGCAATAAAATAATGAATATGAATGAATTCTTCATGGTTCATGGGGGAACACAAAACAACATCGGCTTTTTAAAACGCCAGTTGGAAAGATGGCAGAAAGCAGGCGATGTAACAGATATCCCAAGGCTGATCACCAGCTATTCCGGAGATCCTTCAACAAACGTAAACGGAGGTTCGGCCAATAACTATGGCGGGGTTGTTGCAAACCGTTCTACCCGTTATCTGGATGATGGTTCCTTTGTCCGGGTAAAAGATATTTCACTGGGATACTCGATTCCGGCTTCCCTGACTTCCAGACTGCACATCAGCAGGGTAAGAGCATACATATCCGTTTCAAACCTGCTCACTTTCACCAAGTACAGAGGTCTTGATCCGGAAATAAGCTCTCAAAGCAACAACCAGAACACTGCCGGATACGATTGGGCAACCGTTCCTCAGCCCCGTACCATCCTGACAGGTATTAATGTCTCATTTTAA
- a CDS encoding RagB/SusD family nutrient uptake outer membrane protein, whose product MKHPYRPLINIFLLSTSLLFASCNKYLEENPENAITTEKSITDAGTARAAILGAYDALQGYYAGDFPTLGAITADNVTYNGSLSQYLQLDQNAIPSDNVITVDAYQKIYKAINSANSVIAYVPGVTDPTLGSDEKNKILGEAYFIRALGYFDLGRGWGGVQLQLKPTSDLSVLSGIKRSTLDETYAQVQTDLKQAESLLPEDATTRNRAQKSTARALRARLDLYRENWDSAEYYATQVINNTKYSLVKPYKLFFTSPFLSSESVFELTFTSNDQNGFWNLWYPVSLGGQYTLKPSDSFITKINDPNIGGSRKSLIAASKTNEIYGALYNTSATSTDPAYVIRIAELYLIRAEARAKKDKPDLAGAISDLDLVRARADVPGTSATTQSDIIQAIEDENSIEFAFESHRWFDLSRTKRTGAVLGITNSNYWLFPIPSSDILSDPDVTQNPGY is encoded by the coding sequence ATGAAACATCCATATAGACCTTTAATCAATATATTTCTTCTTTCAACTTCCTTATTATTTGCCTCGTGCAATAAATATCTGGAAGAAAATCCGGAAAATGCCATTACTACGGAGAAATCTATTACCGATGCAGGAACTGCAAGAGCAGCTATTCTTGGTGCCTACGATGCATTGCAGGGCTATTATGCCGGAGATTTTCCGACTCTCGGTGCAATTACGGCAGACAATGTAACGTACAACGGATCGCTTTCCCAATACCTGCAATTAGACCAGAATGCAATCCCTTCGGATAACGTGATCACTGTTGATGCTTATCAGAAAATTTATAAAGCCATCAATTCGGCCAATTCCGTGATTGCTTACGTGCCCGGCGTAACGGACCCCACCTTAGGCAGCGATGAAAAAAATAAAATTCTGGGTGAAGCCTATTTTATCCGTGCCCTGGGTTACTTTGACCTGGGCAGAGGCTGGGGAGGCGTACAACTGCAATTGAAGCCCACTTCTGATCTTTCAGTTTTAAGCGGAATCAAGAGAAGTACACTCGATGAAACTTATGCCCAGGTGCAGACTGATTTGAAACAGGCCGAAAGCTTATTGCCTGAAGATGCCACTACCAGAAACCGTGCACAGAAAAGCACTGCCAGGGCCTTGCGGGCAAGGCTCGATCTTTATCGCGAAAACTGGGACAGTGCCGAATATTATGCAACCCAGGTAATTAACAACACAAAATATTCATTGGTCAAGCCCTATAAATTGTTCTTTACTTCACCTTTTTTAAGTTCAGAATCGGTGTTTGAGTTGACCTTCACATCAAATGACCAGAATGGTTTCTGGAATTTATGGTATCCGGTTTCTTTGGGTGGCCAATATACCTTAAAACCTTCTGATTCCTTCATTACGAAAATCAATGACCCGAACATCGGAGGTTCCAGGAAAAGTCTGATTGCAGCCAGCAAAACCAATGAAATTTACGGCGCCTTGTACAACACCAGTGCAACAAGTACGGATCCTGCCTATGTCATCCGGATAGCTGAATTATACCTGATCAGGGCTGAAGCCCGTGCCAAAAAGGATAAACCGGATTTAGCAGGAGCCATCAGTGATCTTGACCTGGTAAGGGCAAGAGCCGATGTTCCCGGAACCTCTGCAACTACCCAGTCCGACATAATCCAGGCGATTGAAGATGAAAACAGTATAGAATTTGCTTTTGAATCCCATCGCTGGTTCGATCTGTCCAGGACTAAAAGAACCGGTGCTGTCCTGGGAATCACCAATTCCAATTATTGGCTCTTCCCCATCCCTTCTTCAGACATTCTCTCTGACCCGGATGTGACACAGAATCCGGGCTATTAA